One Primulina huaijiensis isolate GDHJ02 chromosome 5, ASM1229523v2, whole genome shotgun sequence DNA segment encodes these proteins:
- the LOC140977789 gene encoding probable purple acid phosphatase 20, with amino-acid sequence MLMKGFVAVLSFAAAVYYSGGFDSAGYKRPPPRETLFRPLLEALEDNDGTSPQQVHISLSGENNMRISWITSDSSPAVVYYGTSPGANTRSANGTIDRYDYLTYQSGEIHNVIIGPLTPDTVYYYRCGSSSSTEFNFKTPPSQFPIKFAIIGDLGQTGWTNSTLQHISKSNYDILVLPGDLSYADFIQRLWDTFGRLVQPLASNRPWMVTQGNHEIEEIPILHSESFTSYNARWVMPYKESNSSSNLYYSFEVAGVHVVMLGSYTDFEPGSDQYRWVQADLNRVDRRKTPWLIVVVHAPWYNSNEAHQGESESVDMKKALEDLIYGARVDAVFAGHVHAYERFVRVYKDKADACGPVYITIGDGGNREGLASKYMDPQPKISAFREASFGHGQFEIFNATHGLWTWHRNDDDISVAADQIWLKSLASISACHDITA; translated from the exons ATGCTTATGAAAGGTTTTGTTGCCGTATTGTCATTCGCAGCGGCGGTGTACTATTCTGGAGGTTTTGACTCCGCTGGCTACAAGCGTCCGCCACCGAGGGAGACTCTTTTCCGTCCTTTGTTGGAGGCACTTGAAGACAACGATGGAACATCACCACAGCAG GTGCACATATCCTTGAGTGGGGAGAATAATATGAGAATCTCATGGATTACTTCTGATTCCTCCCCAGCTGTTGTGTACTACGGCACATCTCCGGGAGCTAATACTCGATCAGCAAACGGGACCATCGACAGATATGACTACTTGACGTACCAGTCCGGAGAAATACACAACGTAATCATCGGCCCACTTACTCCGGACACCGTGTACTACTACCGTTGCGGCTCGAGTTCGTCGACGGAGTTTAACTTCAAGACTCCCCCCTCACAATTTCCGATCAAATTCGCCATCATAG GTGATCTTGGACAAACAGGATGGACAAATTCAACCCTTCAacatatttcaaaatcaaactacGATATCTTGGTACTACCCGGAGATTTGTCGTACGCGGATTTCATCCAACGTCTGTGGGACACATTCGGCCGCTTAGTTCAGCCTCTGGCGAGCAACCGGCCTTGGATGGTGACCCAAGGCAACCACGAGATCGAGGAAATTCCGATTCTCCATAGCGAAAGCTTTACATCGTATAATGCGAGATGGGTGATGCCGTATAAAGAGAGTAATTCGTCTTCTAATCTGTATTACTCTTTCGAAGTAGCTGGTGTTCATGTTGTTATGCTGGGGTCTTACACGGATTTCGAGCCGGGCTCGGATCAGTATCGTTGGGTGCAGGCAGATTTGAATAGGGTGGACCGGAGGAAGACTCCGTGGCTTATCGTAGTGGTGCACGCGCCGTGGTATAACTCGAATGAGGCTCATCAAGGGGAGAGTGAATCTGTTGATATGAAGAAGGCTTTGGAAGATTTGATATATGGTGCTCGTGTTGACGCTGTTTTTGCTGGTCATGTTCATGCTTACGAGCGATTT GTCCGAGTGTACAAGGATAAGGCCGATGCATGTGGGCCGGTGTACATCACCATTGGGGATGGAGGAAACCGCGAAGGCCTGGCCTCAAA GTATATGGATCCACAGCCAAAGATATCTGCATTCAGGGAGGCAAGTTTCGGGCATGGGcagtttgagatatttaatgCAACTCACGGTCTTTGGACGTGGCACAGGAATGATGATGACATTTCTGTTGCAGCTGACCAAATCTGGTTGAAAAGTCTTGCCTCCATTTCTGCTTGTCATGATATTACTGCTTGa
- the LOC140977790 gene encoding protein LITTLE ZIPPER 3-like, giving the protein MEKVNSKLYLENCYIMKENDRLRKKAAILNQENQALLGQLRQKLAAAATTAPIPDLNMSSAASAGATPSSKSNK; this is encoded by the coding sequence ATGGAAAAGGTGAACTCGAAGCTGTACTTGGAGAACTGCTACATCATGAAGGAGAATGACAGGCTGAGGAAGAAGGCGGCGATTCTGAACCAGGAGAACCAGGCTTTGCTCGGCCAGCTCCGACAGAAACTCGCCGCTGCTGCCACCACCGCTCCAATCCCAGATCTCAATATGTCCTCCGCGGCAAGCGCCGGCGCTACACCTTCCTCCAAATCCAACAAATGA
- the LOC140977753 gene encoding protein ABSCISIC ACID-INSENSITIVE 5-like yields MVTTDTETETKSPGEVESSSQSKQQQSKNQPLQSLGRQSSVYSLTLDEFQNTICEGGKNFGSMNMDEFLNSIWTAEENQAQSQTQMPMNAANAAQFPRCETNLSAYKGMAKQSSLPRQGSLSIPEPLCRKTVDEVWSEIHTSGDGQSHAHNPTPAQRQHTLGEMTLEDFLVRAGIVQEQNRLSTPCQQPPSYEMYQNSDHPEMGPNFVARPVIGTYQPLPQSGVGEVSSYSSGTKRGSSGYTQQPSAGDYGGRMGNGCGAGYGQVQAGIGIGSPVSPVSSDGLCTNQIDSCNQYGMDAARGGRKRIVDGPVERVVERRQRRMIKNRESAARSRARKXPPPPPPPGACLHLNINLILLGMTYYEEAKVKKAAEMQSKAQKAKEKLRTMRRSSSCPQ; encoded by the exons ATGGTTACTACCGATACCGAGACCGAGACCAAATCCCCGGGAGAAGTCGAGTCCTCGTCACAGTCGAAGCAGCAACAGTCTAAGAACCAGCCACTCCAATCATTAGGCAGGCAATCATCGGTGTATTCGCTAACACTCGACGAGTTTCAGAATACTATTTGTGAGGGTGGAAAGAATTTCGGGTCTATGAACATGGATGAATTCCTCAATAGCATATGGACTGCTGAAGAGAATCAGGCTCAGTCGCAGACTCAAATGCCAATGAACGCTGCTAATGCGGCGCAGTTTCCTCGTTGCGAAACTAATTTGTCTGCGTATAAGGGCATGGCCAAGCAATCTAGCTTACCAAGACAAGGTTCTCTTAGTATCCCGGAGCCTCTGTGTCGTAAAACGGTGGACGAAGTATGGTCCGAAATTCACACGAGTGGAGATGGTCAAAGCCATGCTCATAATCCGACTCCTGCTCAAAGGCAACATACATTAGGAGAAATGACGCTGGAAGATTTCTTGGTTCGGGCTGGAATTGTACAAGAACAAAATCGCCTCTCCACACCATGTCAGCAGCCACCTTCGTATGAAATGTACCAAAACAGCGACCATCCAGAAATGGGTCCCAATTTTGTTGCTAGGCCTGTGATCGGAACTTATCAGCCGCTTCCGCAGAGTGGCGTTGGAGAGGTGTCTAGTTATTCTAGTGGGACGAAAAGGGGCAGCAGCGGGTACACACAGCAGCCAAGTGCCGGTGATTATGGAGGTAGAATGGGGAATGGCTGTGGAGCAGGATACGGGCAGGTGCAGGCAGGTATAGGGATTGGATCTCCAGTAAGTCCAGTGTCATCGGATGGATTGTGCACGAATCAAATTGATAGTTGTAATCAGTATGGAATGGATGCGGCAAGGGGGGGACGGAAGAGGATCGTAGATGGGCCGGTTGAAAGGGTGGTGGAAAGGCGGCAACGAAGGATGATCAAGAATAGAGAATCGGCTGCCCGATCAAGAGCAAGAAAGCNccccccccccccccccccccccggtGCATGTCTCCATTTAAACATTAATCTTATCTTGCTAGGTATGACT TACTATGAGGAAGCAAAAGTGAAGAAGGCCGCAGAGATGCAATCCAAGGCTCAAAAAGCCAAGGAGAAGTTGAGAACAATGAGGAGGAGCTCTAGTTGTCCACAGTGA
- the LOC140977276 gene encoding cell division protein FtsZ homolog 2-2, chloroplastic-like, translating into MATCTSPYFTPPNTQRSVGLRNFPGPRVSPLKVIEEKNLYPSIIQKGGLNFRQLKCTANSHSVNQFQSKDSFLSLHPEISMLRGDTNPTISDPRQDGLSGSVSESLKDSSSLNSYNEAKIKVIGVGGGGSNAVNRMIESSMKGVEFWIVNTDVQAMRMSPVFPENRLQIGRELTRGLGAGGNPDIGMNAANESKESIEDAVYGSDMVFVTAGMGGGTGTGGAPVIAGIAKSMGILTVGIVTTPFAFEGRRRSVQAQEGIAALRENVDTLIVIPNDKLLTAVSASTPVTEAFNLADDILRQGVRGISDIITIPGLVNVDFADVRAIMANAGSSLMGIGTATGKSRARDAALNAIQSPLLDIGIERATGIVWNITGGCDMTLFEVNAAAEVIYDLVDPSANLIFGAVIDPSISGQVSITLIATGFKRQEESDGRNLQANQLAQTETNLGFNRQPSSFLEGRVEIPEFLRKKGRSRYPRA; encoded by the exons ATGGCTACATGCACATCTCCTTATTTCACTCCTCCCAATACTCAAAGGTCGGTGGGGTTGAGGAATTTTCCTGGACCAAGAGTTTCCCCCTTGAAAGTGATTGAAGAAAAGAATTTATATCCAAGCATTATTCAAAAAGGTGGTTTGAATTTCCGCCAGCTAAAATGCACAGCAAACTCTCATAGTGTCAATCAGTTTCAGAGCAAGGACTCGTTTCTGAGTCTACATCCGGAGATCTCGATGCTTAGAGGTGACACAAACCCTACAATATCAGACCCAAGGCAGGATGGTTTGAGTGGAAGTGTTTCTGAGAGCTTGAAAGATTCATCAAGTTTGAACAGTTATAACGAGGCCAAGATAAAGGTTATCGGCGTTGGAGGTGGTGGCTCAAATGCTGTTAATCGGATGATAGAGAGCTCAATGAAAGGTGTTGAATTCTGGATTGTTAACACTGATGTCCAAGCGATGAGGATGTCACCTGTCTTTCCAGAGAATCGGTTGCAGATTGGTCGGGAGCTGACTAGAGGACTTGGGGCTGGTGGAAACCCTGATATTGGGATGAATGCTGCTAATGAAAGCAAAGAATCTATAGAGGATGCAGTGTATGGGTCAGATATGGTCTTTGTTACT GCTGGAATGGGTGGAGGAACCGGAACTGGTGGAGCTCCTGTGATTGCTGGAATTGCAAAATCAATGGGTATTTTGACTGTTGGTATTGTTACGACTCCATTTGCTTTTGAGGGACGAAGAAGATCTGTCCAAGCCCAAGAAGGAATTGCTGCTTTGAGAGAAAATGTTGACACGTTAATAGTGATTCCAAATGATAAACTGTTGACTGCCGTTTCTGCATCTACCCCAGTAACAGAAGCATTTAATCTCGCTGATGATATTCTTCGGCAAGGAGTTCGTGGTATCTCTGACATAATCACG ATACCAGGGCTAGTGAATGTAGATTTTGCTGATGTGCGAGCTATTATGGCTAATGCAGGCTCTTCATTAATGGGAATAGGAACTGCAACAG GGAAGAGCAGGGCCAGAGATGCTGCATTGAATGCGATTCAATCGCCTTTGCTGGATATCGGAATAGAGAGAGCCACCGGAATTGTGTGGAATATAACTGGCGGCTGTGATATGACATTGTTTGAG GTAAACGCCGCAGCAGAGGTCATATATGATCTTGTCGATCCAAGCGCCAACCTAATTTTTGGTGCTGTGATAGACCCATCAATAAGTGgtcaa GTCAGTATAACATTGATCGCCACTGGTTTTAAACGGCAAGAGGAAAGCGATGGGAGAAACCTACAG GCAAATCAGCTGGCCCAGACCGAGACAAACCTTGGTTTCAACAGGCAGCCGTCATCGTTTTTGGAAGGCAGAGTGGAGATTCCCGAGTTCCTGAGGAAGAAAGGACGTTCCCGCTATCCCCGAGCTTGA
- the LOC140977791 gene encoding uncharacterized protein: MLPFPPSTCCTNSLSRLFSSIMPQVDLVSACTGGGNDRKVVCVTLADDESPENEFIPDEEDTDFPPGSFWLSKDAEYDWFDRNAFFERKDSTKGNANSANLNPNSNHGSQRFSVALKSKASIIGLPKTHKNTFVDAHRRTCRSVNVRLFPKRSSSAGKSTVPIIDPGSPKVSCIGRVRSKRGRRRPSSSKITEKQLEKQKTSREKQAEKPKTTGAEKKKPKKKGGFYSKLMSVFRSKKADKNPDRSGRCKNVEVREKKPVVVGAQWRSVSYKAASEPPSLGGVTRFSSGRRSGSWAAEDLNQVGLESLEIERRACVMSRS; encoded by the coding sequence ATGCTTCCATTCCCACCTTCAACCTGTTGTACCAATAGCCTATCAAGATTATTTTCTTCTATTATGCCTCAAGTTGATCTTGTCAGCGCTTGCACTGGTGGAGGAAATGACCGGAAAGTCGTCTGCGTAACTTTGGCAGACGATGAATCGCCGGAAAATGAATTCATTCCCGATGAAGAAGACACCGACTTCCCTCCGGGGTCTTTCTGGCTGTCCAAGGATGCTGAATACGATTGGTTCGATCGCAACGCCTTTTTCGAGAGAAAAGATTCCACCAAAGGCAACGCGAACTCTGCGAATTTGAACCCTAATTCTAACCACGGTTCTCAGAGGTTTTCAGTTGCCTTGAAATCCAAGGCTTCCATTATTGGACTGCCAAAGACGCACAAGAACACTTTTGTGGATGCACATAGAAGGACCTGTAGATCGGTGAACGTGAGGCTGTTCCCCAAACGCTCCTCCTCGGCGGGAAAATCGACTGTTCCTATAATTGATCCAGGGTCCCCGAAGGTTTCTTGTATCGGGAGAGTCCGCTCGAAGCGCGGCCGACGGAGACCGAGCTCCTCCAAGATAACCGAGAAACAGCtggaaaaacaaaaaaccaGCCGGGAGAAGCAGGCGGAGAAACCAAAAACCACCGGCGCAGAGAAAAAGAAGCCGAAGAAGAAGGGCGGGTTTTATTCCAAGTTAATGAGCGTATTCCGGTCCAAGAAGGCTGACAAGAATCCAGACCGCTCGGGTAGATGTAAAAATGTGGAAGTCAGGGAGAAAAAACCGGTGGTGGTTGGAGCACAGTGGAGGAGCGTGAGTTACAAAGCTGCGAGCGAGCCGCCGAGTTTGGGAGGCGTAACGCGGTTCTCTTCGGGGCGGCGATCCGGGTCTTGGGCCGCGGAGGATCTCAATCAAGTGGGTTTGGAGTCGCTGGAAATAGAACGGCGCGCGTGTGTCATGAGCAGAAGTTAG
- the LOC140977277 gene encoding F-box/kelch-repeat protein At1g57790-like: MARGRKRVKLVADTIKKERGDSSVDSDEQQTWSALPIELLEQFISKLNLKDNIRASAVCKCWSAVAFSVRQANKPPWLMYMPKHGDLCEFYDPSERKKYWLKFPELQDSRLCYAKDGWLLMMNPKPQNIFFFCPYTREVIKLPVLRRLALQIIAFSAAPTSLSCVLFTVRRVVGSIVEIRTCRPGDKEWTTTNYESHPAFDCSLFDKIVFSKGHFCCFSYTSFLGLYDHSKSSWTVHHVPLPQRPLNSYSKSWYNRKFMAEHGGIVYLVNSSSHDDPLVFKLDETKKAWIRIETLGNLTLFVSFYSCHAVTDLLGKMRNSVYFPKVLYYGKRCVQYSLDKERFFPRKKLNDWEENDTVDRIWIEAPEDLSFLYERRKS; encoded by the exons ATGGCCAGGGGGAGAAAAAGGGTGAAGTT GGTAGCTGATACGATAAAAAAAGAGAGAGGAGATTCAAGTGTGGATTCAGATGAGCAACAGACATGGTCGGCGCTTCCAATTGAGCTTTTGGAACAGTTTATTTCCAAATTAAACTTAAAAGACAATATCCGTGCATCTGCCGTTTGCAAGTGCTGGTCAGCTGTTGCATTCTCTGTCCGGCAAGCCAATAAACCTCCCTGGTTAATGTATATGCCTAAACATGGGGATCTTTGTGAATTCTATGACCCCTCAGAGCGCAAGAAATATTGGCTCAAGTTTCCGGAGTTGCAAGACTCTAGACTTTGCTATGCCAAGGATGGTTGGTTGCTGATGATGAACCCtaaacctcaaaacatattCTTCTTTTGCCCTTATACCCGAGAGGTGATAAAATTGCCTGTTCTGCGACGGTTAGCACTTCAAATAATTGCTTTTTCGGCCGCGCCAACATCTCTTAGCTGCGTTCTTTTCACAGTTAGGCGAGTTGTTGGCTCTATCGTTGAAATTAGGACATGTCGTCCTGGTGATAAAGAATGGACGACCACTAATTACGAAAGCCACCCAGCATTTGATTGCAGTCTGTTTGATAAGATCGTATTCTCCAAGGGCCATTTCTGTTGTTTTAGCTATACCAGCTTTTTGGGGCTTTATGATCACAGCAAAAGTTCTTGGACTGTTCATCATGTGCCCCTACCTCAGAGGCCCCTGAATTCATATTCAAAATCTTGGTATAATAGAAAGTTCATGGCAGAGCATGGTGGAATTGTTTACCTTGTAAACAGTAGCTCTCACGATGACCCGCTCGTATTCAAGTTAGACGAGACAAAAAAGGCATGGATAAGAATTGAAACTTTAGGAAACTTGACTCTCTTTGTGAGTTTCTATTCATGCCATGCTGTGACGGATCTTCTTGGAAAGATGAGAAATAGTGTTTATTTCCCCAAGGTTCTCTACTATGGCAAGCGTTGCGTTCAATATTCTCTGGATAAAGAGAGATTCTTCCCCCGAAAGAAGCTTAACGATTGGGAGGAAAACGACACCGTTGACCGCATTTGGATCGAAGCCCCCGAAGACCTATCATTCTTGTATGAACG